A window from Pseudomonas campi encodes these proteins:
- a CDS encoding MarC family protein has protein sequence MDIFGIAVLVFLVTDPFGNIAIFLAALKNVAPERRMRVALRELLLALVLLMVFLTFGDKILSGLGLSREATAIAGGIILFVIAMRLIFPRPEGVLGDLPDGEPLLVPLATPAVAGPSALAVLMTLRNTHEGALWELYLAVGLAWFATAMILLQASWLQRFLGARGLTAVERLTGMLLIMLSVDMLLDNLQSVLHITP, from the coding sequence ATGGATATCTTCGGCATTGCCGTGCTGGTGTTTCTGGTTACCGATCCTTTCGGCAACATCGCCATCTTCCTGGCTGCGCTGAAAAACGTCGCGCCGGAGCGGCGCATGCGCGTGGCGCTGCGTGAACTGCTGCTGGCCCTGGTGTTGCTGATGGTGTTTCTCACCTTCGGTGACAAGATCCTCAGCGGCCTTGGCCTGTCGCGCGAGGCCACGGCGATTGCCGGCGGCATCATCCTGTTCGTGATTGCCATGCGGCTGATCTTCCCCCGGCCCGAAGGTGTGCTCGGTGATCTGCCGGATGGCGAGCCGCTGCTGGTGCCGCTGGCCACGCCCGCGGTAGCCGGCCCGTCGGCCCTGGCGGTGCTGATGACCCTGCGCAATACCCACGAAGGCGCGTTGTGGGAGCTGTACCTGGCGGTCGGCCTGGCCTGGTTCGCCACGGCCATGATTCTTCTGCAGGCCTCCTGGTTGCAGCGTTTTCTCGGTGCCCGCGGTCTCACCGCAGTAGAGCGTCTGACCGGCATGCTGCTGATCATGCTCAGCGTCGACATGCTGCTGGACAACCTGCAAAGCGTGTTACACATCACTCCCTGA
- a CDS encoding DASH family cryptochrome yields the protein MHRQLLWFKQDLRLDDHPALQAAMDAERVLPLFILDPALLQPGPFGCRRMGVHRARFLLESLTALNAELRQRGSGLLVLHGRAEQLIPQLVEQFSLQEVLTLDEIAPEERSQLDAVRQALGCVPLRVLPGNHLLRSEELPCSLEELPQVYSQFRELVEQRLPVFQPRPAPARLPALPENAEPRFAPLPSLSQLGLGEPLSVANSAFPFSGGEPAAQARLRDYLWQRQGVRQYKDTRNGLIGSEYSSKFSPWLANGSLSARRVVAELRRHESQFGRNDSTHCLWLEMLWRDFFRWTLVRHGSALFQAGGLKATARAPRQIDQRFSLWCQGRTGMPLVDANMRELLSTGFMSNRGRQVVASYLVNDLQQDWRHGAAWFEEHLLDYDPASNWGNWAYLAGVGSDPRHGRLFNALRQARQYDPDAAYVSLWLPELRSVPQHLRHTPFLLSHLQLDAMGYPRLEEIPEQWKPYMPDAA from the coding sequence ATGCACCGCCAGTTGCTCTGGTTCAAACAGGATCTGCGCCTCGATGACCACCCGGCGCTTCAAGCCGCCATGGATGCCGAGCGCGTGCTGCCGCTGTTCATCCTCGACCCGGCGCTGCTCCAGCCGGGCCCATTCGGCTGCCGGCGGATGGGCGTGCACCGTGCACGCTTCCTCCTGGAGAGTCTCACCGCCCTCAACGCCGAGCTGCGTCAGCGCGGCTCCGGCTTGCTGGTTCTGCATGGCCGCGCCGAGCAGCTGATTCCGCAACTGGTCGAGCAATTCAGCCTGCAGGAAGTGCTGACCCTGGACGAAATCGCCCCCGAGGAACGCAGCCAGCTCGACGCGGTGCGCCAGGCGCTCGGCTGTGTGCCGCTGCGCGTACTGCCAGGCAACCATCTGCTGCGCAGTGAGGAGCTGCCCTGCAGCCTGGAAGAGCTGCCGCAGGTCTACAGCCAGTTCCGCGAGCTGGTCGAACAGCGCTTGCCGGTGTTCCAGCCGCGCCCGGCACCGGCCCGCCTGCCAGCCCTGCCGGAAAACGCCGAGCCGAGGTTCGCGCCACTGCCCAGCCTGTCGCAGCTGGGCCTGGGTGAACCGCTCAGCGTGGCCAACAGCGCATTCCCTTTTTCCGGCGGCGAGCCCGCTGCCCAGGCACGTCTGCGCGACTACCTGTGGCAACGCCAGGGCGTGCGTCAGTACAAGGACACCCGCAATGGGCTGATCGGCAGCGAGTACTCATCGAAGTTCTCGCCCTGGCTGGCCAACGGCAGCCTGTCCGCGCGGCGGGTGGTGGCCGAGCTGCGGCGCCACGAATCGCAGTTCGGACGCAACGACTCGACCCATTGCCTGTGGCTGGAAATGCTCTGGCGCGACTTCTTCCGCTGGACCCTGGTGCGCCATGGCAGCGCGCTGTTCCAGGCGGGCGGCCTGAAGGCCACCGCGCGCGCACCGCGGCAGATCGACCAGCGCTTCAGCCTGTGGTGCCAGGGCCGCACCGGCATGCCACTGGTGGATGCCAACATGCGTGAGCTGCTGAGTACCGGCTTCATGTCCAACCGCGGTCGCCAGGTGGTGGCCAGCTACCTGGTCAATGACCTGCAGCAGGACTGGCGCCACGGCGCGGCCTGGTTCGAAGAGCATCTGCTGGACTACGACCCGGCCAGCAACTGGGGTAACTGGGCCTACCTGGCCGGCGTGGGCAGCGACCCGCGCCACGGGCGCCTGTTCAACGCCCTGCGCCAGGCCCGTCAGTACGACCCGGATGCCGCCTATGTCAGCCTCTGGCTGCCGGAGCTGCGCAGCGTGCCCCAGCACCTGCGCCATACCCCGTTCCTGCTGTCGCATCTGCAGCTGGACGCCATGGGCTACCCACGTCTGGAAGAGATCCCCGAGCAGTGGAAGCCCTATATGCCGGACGCGGCTTAG
- a CDS encoding GGDEF domain-containing protein, which produces MTDDAQRWKAKYLDSLEQQEKLERRWDARLDLLRRGLVRSSLAAEGSDKAVDQCMQELREIIRGEQMDAGLSALIPRLEKAVLDSEQRRQQRVEQNVAGITDLTQQLLTLDLPREVRRALKQFAKRIDERASQPREMPAVLAELSSLQQKVLAVLGSDQVARPGLLQRLFGGRDEAPESEKTAPGSEVAEAHDEVALPQSLAADEDDQPAAPAAPAAPAASAQPASQPVAAATAVVTPVVGSEPVAPVPAVTRPTPALDSLPLDARVFSGDDDPAYALPEAAEPGYSAVAPHVAQSLLGLLDELELPLRHQPQGEELRARMQGGLNWYELVPVLDDLAVLVLAVTDSGQREFAGYLKQLNERLAAFLGTLSEAHEGYSESLESARSFNQELREQVSGLQASVQEAADLESLKQALEARLDGLLNTVSEHQRQRDGHEDEVAERLQALAQKVAEMEQEAQSFRDHLEEQRQKALIDPLTGLANRAGWSERLELEVARWQRYGGELLLAVLDIDHFKRINDGYGHLAGDKVLKIIAGELNKRLRKTDFIARFGGEEFVLLIPATPLEGGAQLLQTLLSAIEHCPFHFRGERVTITLSAGLTAFAAGESSEVVFERADQALYRAKRSGRNRIEQG; this is translated from the coding sequence ATGACCGATGATGCCCAGCGCTGGAAAGCCAAATACCTCGATAGCCTGGAACAACAGGAAAAGCTCGAGCGCCGCTGGGACGCCCGCCTCGATTTGCTGCGCCGCGGCCTGGTGCGCAGCTCGCTGGCGGCTGAAGGGTCGGACAAGGCAGTCGACCAGTGCATGCAGGAGCTGCGCGAGATCATCCGCGGCGAACAGATGGATGCCGGCCTGTCCGCCCTGATCCCGCGTCTGGAAAAGGCCGTGCTCGACTCCGAGCAGCGGCGTCAGCAGCGGGTCGAGCAGAACGTCGCCGGGATCACCGATCTGACCCAGCAGTTGCTGACCCTGGATCTGCCCCGTGAGGTGCGCCGGGCACTCAAGCAATTCGCCAAGCGCATCGATGAACGGGCCAGCCAGCCACGCGAGATGCCGGCCGTGCTGGCAGAGCTGAGCAGCCTGCAACAGAAGGTGCTGGCGGTGCTGGGCAGCGATCAGGTCGCCCGGCCGGGCCTGTTGCAACGCCTTTTCGGTGGGCGCGATGAGGCGCCGGAGTCGGAAAAGACGGCACCCGGCAGTGAAGTTGCCGAGGCGCACGACGAAGTCGCTCTGCCGCAGTCCCTGGCGGCGGACGAGGATGATCAGCCCGCTGCTCCCGCTGCTCCCGCTGCTCCCGCTGCATCGGCGCAGCCAGCCAGCCAGCCGGTCGCGGCGGCCACGGCGGTTGTGACCCCTGTAGTTGGCTCGGAGCCGGTCGCACCTGTGCCGGCTGTAACCAGGCCCACCCCCGCTCTAGACAGTCTGCCGCTGGATGCGCGGGTGTTCAGTGGCGATGATGATCCGGCCTATGCCCTGCCCGAAGCGGCCGAACCTGGCTACAGCGCCGTGGCGCCGCATGTCGCGCAGAGCCTGCTCGGCCTGCTCGATGAGCTGGAGCTGCCGCTGCGTCACCAGCCCCAGGGCGAAGAGCTGCGCGCGCGCATGCAGGGTGGCCTGAACTGGTACGAGTTGGTGCCGGTGCTGGATGATCTGGCCGTGCTGGTGCTGGCCGTCACCGACAGTGGACAGCGCGAGTTCGCCGGTTACCTCAAGCAGCTCAACGAGCGCCTGGCAGCCTTTCTCGGCACCCTTAGCGAAGCCCACGAGGGCTACAGCGAGTCGCTCGAAAGCGCGCGCAGCTTCAACCAGGAGTTGCGTGAACAGGTTAGCGGTCTGCAAGCCAGCGTGCAGGAGGCGGCGGATCTGGAAAGCCTCAAGCAGGCCCTGGAGGCGCGCCTCGACGGCTTGCTCAACACGGTTTCCGAGCATCAGCGCCAGCGTGACGGTCATGAGGATGAGGTAGCCGAGCGCCTGCAGGCCCTGGCGCAGAAAGTGGCAGAGATGGAGCAGGAAGCACAGAGTTTCCGCGACCACCTCGAAGAGCAGCGGCAGAAGGCCCTGATCGACCCGCTCACCGGGCTGGCCAACCGCGCCGGCTGGAGTGAGCGCCTGGAACTGGAAGTGGCGCGCTGGCAGCGTTATGGCGGTGAGCTGCTGCTGGCGGTGCTGGACATCGACCACTTCAAGCGGATCAACGATGGCTATGGCCACCTGGCAGGCGACAAGGTGCTGAAGATCATCGCTGGCGAGTTGAACAAGCGCCTGCGCAAGACCGACTTCATTGCCCGCTTCGGTGGCGAGGAGTTTGTCCTGCTGATTCCGGCGACCCCGTTGGAGGGTGGCGCACAGCTGTTACAGACCTTGCTCTCGGCGATCGAGCACTGCCCGTTTCACTTCCGTGGCGAGCGGGTGACCATCACCCTGTCCGCCGGGCTGACCGCATTCGCCGCTGGCGAGAGCAGTGAAGTGGTCTTCGAGCGTGCCGACCAGGCGCTGTATCGGGCCAAACGCAGCGGGCGCAACCGCATCGAGCAGGGCTGA